A single region of the Xiphophorus maculatus strain JP 163 A chromosome 3, X_maculatus-5.0-male, whole genome shotgun sequence genome encodes:
- the znf574 gene encoding zinc finger protein 574 — translation MAEGGQEEAEDMYVEHQYMCSECQQLFGTLEEVLIHQQIHTAQENDAEASGIGQGQHYQCLECGSLLVNAEELLQHQEMHMREAGMEFEQHEVCEVQELEQASSEAQGPVQYQCLDCLALFDSPDTWLEHRRTHSRSSTHSNTQASNEYVLQADGSITPLNNMQNFVLSEQQAGEILAQVLSHQQQQKKTRRSSSKPAGSTRSYLLPPVTPTPGSATMHLQILTAQALADGSTVPSQHRSKQPTLLSALGQSSSAKLEVLENGLQRLEFRLAPGAGQQQQQSAELVVIHPYECSECALLFNTPEDFLQHQGEHFLGQDKESGGPGVMSGLEEMRGSEEALLKSQDLRSRAAEMKALGLAKPLRCELCDRAFTSINRLAAHKRVHEEGTHECPECGKIFKKALSLQTHIGTHSGVARYLCVDCGNGFTTEMTLIMHRKVHVADPFHRCQICNKTFTNMTKYLYHRRTHLDQDSSGTATHIFVASPPQRASASALAILQRAREKKQPQIDEAGINEQAPLTEEEMEELRNPQSESPRTLDAEETTEEKDNVKMEAAHEQVMMKDVASSSSVDEAASGDTASSSDKGTFSCRSCSKTFPSQLLLAHHRSKSHTPQRRFVCGVCGKFFKKQIHAQNHMRIHTGEKPFQCSDCGKTFSLLANLMRHTLIHSGVRPYRCDVCYRSFSQSSNLRQHSLLHSSAPKLACPECPATFRWPNKLAAHRFTQHPGAPAPFPCPHCEVGFLTKSQRESHCVEQHSTPVQNLSEPSTSTTVIESSGDLTSCGKGALDCNICGRKLNSPSNLWLHRLSHFSLGRGRPQRSAGKRPKAHQCPICCKLFVSSSAVALHQRVHTGERPFPCQVCGKRFRQSTHLREHMRVHTGERPFRCETCGKGFIQSMHLTEHRRTHTGERPHVCPLCSKAFKTFSNLRNHKKTHARQQKLDEEAAAAEAGSAVAVVDASVVDLANGQTQLIQIQTSELQQTQGTPTIMCNEFGETIAIIETSEGGALPLEQALEIYQRALENGLAADPAADGLQLL, via the exons ATGGCAGAAGGGGGccaggaggaggcagaggacatGTATGTGGAGCACCAGTACATGTGCAGCGAGTGCCAGCAGCTCTTCGGCACCCTGGAGGAGGTTCTGATCCACCAGCAGATCCACACGGCCCAGGAAAACGATGCTGAGGCCTCGGGCATCGGCCAGGGTCAGCACTACCAGTGTCTGGAGTGTGGGAGCCTCCTTGTGAATgcagaggagctgctgcagcatcaGGAGATGCACATGAGAGAGGCTGGGATGGAGTTCGAGCAACACG AGGTGTGTGAGGTTCAGGAGTTGGAGCAGGCCAGCTCAGAGGCGCAGGGACCCGTTCAGTACCAGTGCCTCGACTGCCTGGCTCTGTTCGACTCCCCTGATACCTGGCTGGAGCACCGGCGAACGCACAGCAGGAGCAGCACACACAGCAACACACAGGCTTCCAAC GAGTATGTGCTGCAGGCGGACGGCTCCATCACTCCTCTCAACAACATGCAGAACTTTGTGCTGAGTGAGCAGCAGGCTGGAGAGATCCTGGCACAG GTACTTtcccaccagcagcagcagaagaagactCGTAGATCTTCCTCCAAACCTGCTGGGTCCACCCGTTCCTACCTGCTGCCCCCTGTGACTCCGACTCCTGGCTCCGCCACCATGCACCTGCAGATCCTCACCGCTCAAGCTCTGGCAGATGGCTCCACCGTCCCAAGCCAGCACCGCTCCAAGCAGCCGACACTGCTGTCTGCTCTGGGTCAGAGTTCCTCGGCGAAGCTGGAGGTCCTGGAGAACGGCCTTCAGAGACTGGAGTTCAGGCTGGCGCCTGGCGccggccagcagcagcagcaatcagcCGAGCTGGTGGTCATCCACCCTTACGAGTGCTCAGAGTGCGCCCTTCTCTTCAATACTCCAGAGGACTTCCTCCAGCACCAGGGGGAGCACTTCTTGGGCCAGGACAAGGAGAGTGGAGGGCCGGGTGTCATGAGTGGCCTGGAGGAGATGCGAGGAAGCGAAGAGGCTCTGCTGAAGTCGCAGGATCTGaggagcagagcagcagagatgAAGGCGTTGGGTTTGGCCAAACCCCTACGCTGTGAGCTCTGCGACCGCGCCTTCACCTCCATCAACCGGCTCGCCGCTCACAAGCGTGTTCACGAGGAGGGAACGCACGAGTGTCCGGAGTGCGGGAAGATCTTCAAGAAAGCGCTGTCGCTGCAGACGCACATAGGCACTCATTCAGGCGTTGCACGGTATCTGTGTGTGGACTGTGGGAATGGTTTCACTACTGAGATGACGCTCATCATGCACAG AAAGGTACATGTTGCAGATCCATTTCACAGGTGTCAGATCTGCAACAAAACCTTCACCAACATGACTAAATACCTCTACCATCGTCGGACCCACCTCGACCAGGATTCATCAGGAACAGCCACTCACATCTTTGTG GCTTCACCTCCACAAAGAGCATCTGCCTCCGCTCTTGCTATCCtacagagagcaagagagaagAAGCAACCTCAAATAGATGAAGCGGGAATCAATGAGCAGGCTCCACTCACAGAAGAAGAGATGGAGGAACTGAGGAATCCACAGTCTGAGTCTCCGAGGACTCTGGATGCTGAAGAAACGACGGAGGAGAAGGACAATGTTAAAATGGAAGCAGCTCATGAGCAGGTTATGATGAAAGATGTCGCAAGTTCCAGTTCTGTCGATGAAGCCGCGTCAGGAGACACCGCCTCGTCGTCAGACAAAGGGACGTTTAGTTGTCGTTCGTGTTCGAAGACGTTTCCCTCCCAGCTGCTGCTCGCTCACCACCGCAGCAAGTCCCACACTCCTCAGCGCAGGTTCGTGTGTGGCGTATGTGGGAAGTTCTTCAAGAAGCAGATCCATGCGCAGAACCACATGCGCATACACACGGGTGAGAAGCCCTTCCAGTGTTCAGACTGTGGTAAAACTTTCTCCCTGCTGGCCAATCTGATGCGCCACACCCTCATCCATTCTGGAGTTCGCCCATACCGCTGCGACGTGTGTTACCGTTCCTTCTCCCAGTCATCCAACCTGCGTCAACACAGCCTGCTGCACTCCAGCGCGCCGAAGCTTGCCTGCCCGGAATGCCCCGCCACATTTCGCTGGCCCAACAAGCTGGCTGCGCACCGCTTCACTCAACACCCTGGAGCTCCGGCTCCTTTTCCCTGTCCTCATTGTGAAGTGGGCTTTCTGACCAAGAGTCAGCGGGAAAGTCACTGTGTGGAGCAGCACTCGACACCGGTCCAAAACCTGTCAGAACCATCTACATCAACAACAGTGATCGAATCATCAGGGGATTTAACCAGCTGTGGTAAAGGAGCCTTAGATTGTAATATTTGTGGGAGGAAGCTTAACTCTCCTTCCAACCTGTGGCTTCACAGACTGAGCCACTTCTCCCTGGGTCGAGGACGGCCGCAGCGCAGCGCCGGAAAGCGACCCAAAGCTCACCAATGTCCCATCTGTTGCAAACTGTTTGTGTCATCCTCTGCGGTTGCGCTCCACCAGCGCGTCCACACCGGTGAGCGGCCGTTCCCCTGCCAGGTGTGCGGGAAGCGCTTCCGTCAGAGCACACACCTGCGGGAGCACATGCGTGTCCACACAGGTGAGCGGCCGTTTCGCTGCGAAACCTGCGGAAAGGGCTTCATCCAGAGCATGCACCTCACCGAGCACCGCAGGACGCACACGGGCGAGCGGCCGCACGTGTGCCCGCTGTGCAGCAAAGCCTTCAAGACCTTCTCCAACCTGAGGAACCACAAGAAGACCCACGCGAGGCAGCAGAAGCTGGACGAGGAGGCTGCTGCCGCGGAGGCTGGCTCTGCAGTGGCGGTGGTGGATGCCTCCGTAGTGGACCTGGCCAACGGGCAAACCCAGCTCATCCAGATCCAGACCTCAGAGCTACAGCAG ACACAAGGCACCCCCACCATCATGTGTAACGAGTTTGGAGAGACGATCGCCATCATCGAGACGAGCGAGGGAGGGGCTCTGCCTCTGGAGCAGGCGCTGGAGATCTATCAGAGAGCTTTGGAGAACGGCCTCGCTGCGGACCCAGCAGCGGACGGGCTGCAGCTGCTCTGA